The Lichenihabitans psoromatis genome contains a region encoding:
- the glgB gene encoding 1,4-alpha-glucan branching protein GlgB: MVDGWRADDGDVAAFVAARHGDPFGVLGLHATPDGPVIRAFVPGADRLTALDQAGKPIVELTQRDPAGFFEGLVKAPKSAPFRYTLQAENAGGSWTFEDPYRFGPVLGPLDDHLFAEGTHREVYERLGAHVMEHEGVTGVNFAVWAPNAERVSAVGSFNDWDGRRHQMRKRIGSGLWEIFAPGVEPGAVYKYEVVGRGGVLLPLKADPVGFMSELRPKNGSVVAPAKPFPWTDDAYLEHRQTIDRRRAPMTIYEVHLGSWKRGDDNRFLTYDELADDLIPYAREMGFTHLEFMPVSEYPYDPSWGYQPIGLFAPTRRFGDPDGFARLVDRAHAAGIGIILDWVPAHFPVDMHGLALFDGTALYEHADPRQGFHPDWNTAIYNFGRREVVSMLAANAVFWLERFHVDALRVDAVASMLYLDYSRKEGEWVPNWDGSNDNREAVAFLKGVNELVYELHPGAMTIAEESTAWPGVSAPTYAGGLGFGFKWNMGWMHDTLEYISTDPVHRQWHHDQLTFGLLYGFSENFILPLSHDEVVHGKKSILSKMPGDEWQRFANARAYYGFMWAHPGKKLLFMGQEFGQTQEWKESQSLDWHLLQYPFHAGLKALVRDLNRVYGDTPSLYARDCEPEGFRWIVADDRQQSVLAWLRTGNPGDAPVAAVSNFTPVPRSAYRIGLPMAGHWREIMNTDASVYGGSGTGNLGGVVATEVPAHGLPASAEIYLPPLATVYFEFSQA, translated from the coding sequence ATGGTGGACGGCTGGCGCGCAGATGACGGTGATGTCGCGGCCTTCGTCGCGGCACGCCATGGGGATCCATTCGGCGTTCTCGGTCTTCATGCGACGCCAGATGGCCCGGTGATCCGCGCCTTCGTGCCAGGGGCGGATCGGCTAACCGCCCTCGACCAGGCAGGCAAGCCGATCGTCGAACTCACGCAACGGGATCCGGCCGGCTTCTTCGAGGGCTTGGTCAAGGCACCGAAAAGCGCCCCGTTCCGCTATACCCTGCAGGCTGAGAACGCCGGCGGATCCTGGACGTTCGAGGATCCGTATCGGTTCGGTCCGGTCCTCGGTCCGCTCGACGACCACTTATTCGCCGAGGGGACGCATCGCGAGGTCTATGAGCGGCTTGGCGCTCACGTGATGGAACACGAAGGCGTCACGGGCGTGAATTTCGCAGTCTGGGCTCCGAATGCCGAGCGGGTTTCGGCGGTCGGCAGCTTCAATGACTGGGACGGCCGACGCCACCAGATGCGAAAACGCATCGGCAGCGGATTGTGGGAAATCTTTGCCCCGGGCGTGGAGCCGGGTGCTGTGTACAAATATGAGGTCGTCGGGCGAGGCGGCGTCCTTCTGCCACTCAAGGCAGACCCGGTCGGCTTCATGAGTGAACTCCGCCCGAAGAATGGCTCGGTCGTCGCGCCGGCCAAGCCATTTCCCTGGACCGACGACGCCTATCTCGAACATCGTCAGACCATCGATCGACGTCGGGCTCCGATGACCATTTACGAGGTCCATCTCGGGTCGTGGAAGCGCGGCGACGACAACCGGTTTTTGACCTACGACGAACTCGCCGACGACCTGATCCCCTATGCGCGGGAGATGGGCTTCACCCATCTCGAATTTATGCCGGTGTCCGAATATCCCTACGATCCGTCCTGGGGGTACCAGCCGATCGGCCTATTCGCGCCCACCCGTCGCTTTGGTGATCCGGACGGGTTCGCCCGCCTTGTCGATCGCGCTCACGCCGCAGGGATCGGTATCATTCTCGACTGGGTTCCGGCGCATTTCCCGGTCGACATGCATGGTCTCGCGCTGTTCGACGGAACGGCGCTCTACGAACATGCCGATCCTCGGCAGGGGTTCCACCCCGACTGGAATACCGCGATCTATAATTTTGGTCGTCGCGAGGTCGTCAGCATGCTGGCCGCCAATGCGGTCTTCTGGCTCGAGCGATTCCACGTGGATGCCCTCCGGGTCGACGCGGTGGCGTCCATGCTCTACCTCGATTATTCCCGGAAAGAGGGCGAGTGGGTGCCCAATTGGGACGGCAGCAACGACAACCGGGAGGCTGTCGCGTTCCTCAAGGGCGTCAACGAGCTCGTCTACGAACTTCACCCGGGCGCGATGACGATCGCGGAGGAATCCACCGCCTGGCCTGGCGTCTCTGCCCCGACCTATGCGGGTGGACTCGGCTTCGGGTTCAAGTGGAACATGGGGTGGATGCACGACACGCTCGAATATATTTCGACGGATCCGGTGCATCGGCAGTGGCACCACGATCAGCTGACCTTCGGGCTGCTCTACGGCTTTTCGGAGAATTTCATTCTGCCGCTCAGCCATGACGAAGTGGTGCACGGCAAAAAGTCGATTCTGTCGAAAATGCCCGGCGACGAATGGCAACGCTTCGCGAATGCGCGAGCCTATTACGGCTTCATGTGGGCGCATCCGGGCAAGAAGCTCCTGTTCATGGGCCAGGAATTCGGCCAGACGCAGGAGTGGAAGGAATCGCAGAGCCTCGATTGGCATCTGCTGCAATATCCCTTCCACGCCGGCCTGAAGGCGCTCGTACGAGACCTGAACCGCGTCTATGGCGACACGCCGTCACTCTATGCGCGTGACTGCGAGCCCGAAGGCTTTCGTTGGATCGTGGCGGACGACCGGCAGCAATCGGTTCTGGCTTGGCTGCGGACCGGCAATCCGGGCGACGCGCCGGTCGCGGCTGTGTCGAATTTCACTCCGGTGCCACGCAGCGCCTATCGCATTGGTCTTCCGATGGCCGGCCATTGGCGCGAGATCATGAACACCGACGCATCGGTCTATGGTGGATCAGGGACGGGCAATCTGGGCGGCGTCGTCGCGACCGAGGTCCCGGCCCATGGTCTTCCGGCCTCGGCGGAGATTTACCTTCCGCCTCT